The sequence GCGTGTGAAGGCGATCAACTCGGTTGCACAACCCATTGCCGGTGTAGCCAAGTCTGTGCTGATTAAGGTTGGTGCTTATGAGGGCAAGACCAATCTTTCGGTTGTGGCAATGGACGACTTCAAGCttatccttgggcttgaatttcTACGGGATACACGCACTGCTGTCTTACCTCATGCCGATTCGCTGATGATGTTGGGGGCGAAGCCGTGTGTCATTCCTACCTTGGCCGGATGAACTGGAGAGAAGAACTTGTCGGCCATGCAGTTTGAGAAGGGGCACAAGCAGGATGAGATCTCCTACTTGGGTACCCTTTGTTTTGAAGAGATGGAAGAGGTGTCAGGGCCCACCCCGGGCGGTAGTAAGGAACTGTTGGGGGAGTCTAAAGACGTGATGCCAAACGAGCTGCCTCGGAAGCTACCACCGAAGAGGGCAGTGGATCACGAGATCGAGTCGGTGCCTGGCACGAGACCGCCCGCTAGGGCACCGTACAGAATACCGCAACCTAAGCTTGTGGAGCTTAGGAAGCAGTCAGCAGATGCCTTGAGCCGCAGGGCGGACTTGGCGAACTTGGAGTCGATAGCAGCGCTCTCTTCTAGCGCGACTGCTATCTCTACGAAGGATCAGGTGCGGGAGTTACTACCGAGAGATCCCGCGGCGCGACGCCTGATTCGGCTTGTCGAGCAGGGCAAGGCTCGACACTTTTGGATCGAGAATGGATTGCTGATGACCAAGGGAAACCGCGTATACGTTCCGAGAGGCGGGGACCTACGGAAATCACTTCTTTCCGAATGCCACGACACACGTTGAGCGGGAACTTAGGCTCTATCATCGTCGTGGTAGATcgtttgtcaaaatatgctaCATTTATCGCAGCACCCAAACACGTTACAGCAGAAGGGACAGCTCATCTCTTTTCCAAGCACATCGTCAAGCATTGGGGACTGCCAAAAGATATTGTCAGTGATCGTGACTCCCAATTCACTGGCGTCTTCCGGACCGAGTTGTTCAAACTTCTCGGGTCCAGACCTTCCATGAGCTCGAGCTATCATCCACAGTCCGATGGTCAGACAGAACGCTTTAATTCTACGTTGCAGGACTACCTTCGGCACTTTGTGCGAGGTACGCAGAAGGATTGGGTGAAGCTCTTGGATGTCGCTCAGCTATATTTCAATGTTCAAAAGAGCTCTTCCACCACCAACAAGAGCGCCTTTGAAATCATTACTGGGCAACAGCCGCTCCTTCCTCACACTCTTGATATTCCCCAAAGTGTGAGATCCCCTCTTACTCGAAGTTTCTCCCAGGAGTGGAAGAAGAATGTTGATATCGTTAGAAGTTGCCTGGAGACAGCTCAGAAGCGGATGAAGAAGTATACAGATCAGAATCGCCGCTTCATTGAGTTCAATGCGGGAGACCTGGTGCTGGTGAAGGTCCCAAATCCGAAATTGTCAAAGTCATCAAGGTGGAGAGATCCTCGGTTGATGTAGAAATATGTTGGTCCTTTGCCAGTCCTTAGGCGTATTGGGACGATGGCGTACAAGGTGGAGTTGCCGCCGTGGTGGAAGATCCACAACGTTTTCCATGTCAGCCAATTGAAGAAGTATTCAGCAGACAAGGAAGACGATACCCGCAATCAACCCAGCCGCCCACAACTCAAATTGAAGAAGACGAAGGAGAAGGTGGCTGAAATAATCCTAGATCACCGAGTGACGAGTACCGCGAAAAAAGACCACACAGAGTACTTGGTGAAATGGAGGGGATGCAACAGCGAGGAGAACACTTGGGAGCGAGTGACAAACCTAAAGGCGTTTCTACCTCTTGTCGAAGCGTACCATGCTTCCGTAGCGCCGGGGACGTCGCTATCTCAGGTGGGGGAGAATGTCACGGGTTGCCCATTCACTAGGCCCCGTGACGCGCactaagaaattaattaagctccattatatatatatatatatatatatcgcaTTAATGATCAGGCAAGGGGATGGGGTCTTCTTCGATCTCCTTTTTGAGTTCAATGCATTCAGGTGCCCTTTTCTTGGGGGAGAATGTCAGTGAACTAGAATTACGGAACTTATCATTGTAGTAATCTGTGGTGGTGAGGACAACATCTGCTGCCGATTTTCTTCCCAAACCGTCTTTTACAATCTCAGCACAGTCATGCATGCTACTCTTCACCAATGTCACCTCACAGGTTTCACTTTTATGATCATCTTCCACATCTATTGTGTACTCTCCCTTGTCGTCGGTTACAATCCCAGTCATGCGTAATGTAACATTATCTTTGTCAAAATCATCTCTGCATACCAACTTCACTTCCGCTcctgtatatatacatatattgtcAATGTGTACATGTAAAAAAAGatgctatataattatatgtattttgtaGTATTGTTCTTGTTATGTACGTACCTGGCATACGCTTGCTGAATTGAGTGACGAAAGTGGCACGACAATAATCACAGTACACATCTCCCCTGACGATGAATTTAGCCTTCTCGGAATTGGCGACTTGAGCGAGAGAGAGGAGGCAGAGAGCTCCAGCTAAAACGATTGTGAGTCTTGTCATTCTTGCCTCTTTTGTACTTTTTGTTTACTTGGGTTTTCTTggctttatttatatatttggccgatgt is a genomic window of Sesamum indicum cultivar Zhongzhi No. 13 unplaced genomic scaffold, S_indicum_v1.0 scaffold00508, whole genome shotgun sequence containing:
- the LOC105180282 gene encoding olee1-like protein is translated as MTRLTIVLAGALCLLSLAQVANSEKAKFIVRGDVYCDYCRATFVTQFSKRMPGAEVKLVCRDDFDKDNVTLRMTGIVTDDKGEYTIDVEDDHKSETCEVTLVKSSMHDCAEIVKDGLGRKSAADVVLTTTDYYNDKFRNSSSLTFSPKKRAPECIELKKEIEEDPIPLPDH